Proteins encoded by one window of Microtus pennsylvanicus isolate mMicPen1 chromosome 18, mMicPen1.hap1, whole genome shotgun sequence:
- the Thap12 gene encoding 52 kDa repressor of the inhibitor of the protein kinase isoform X4, giving the protein MGKQNIPLDGHEADEVPEGLFAPDNFQALLECRINSGEEVLRKRFETTAVNTLFCSKAQQRQMLEICESCIREETLREVRDSHFFSIITDDVVDIAGEEQLPVLVRFVDEAHNLREEFVGFLPYEADAEILAVKFHTTITEKWGLNMEYCRGQAYIVSSGFSSKMKVVASRLLEKYPQAVYTLCSSCALNAWLAKSVPVVGVSMALGTIEEVCSFFHRSPQLLLELDNVISVLFQNSEERGKELKEICHSQWTGRHDAFEVLVDLLQALVLCLDGINSDTSIRWNNCVAGRAFVLCSAVTDFDFIVTIVVLKNVLSFTRAFGKNLQGQTSDVFFAASSLTAVLHSLNEVMENIEVYHEFWFEEATNLATKLDVQMKLPGKFRRAQQGNVESQLTSESYYKDTLSVPTVEHIIQELKDIFSEQHLKALKCLSLVPSVMGQLKFNTSEEHHADMYRSDLPNPDTLSAELHCWRIKWKHRGKDIDLPSTIYEALHLPDIKFFPNVYALLKVLCILPVMKVENERYENGRKRLKAYLRNTLTDQRSSNLALLNINFDIKHDLDLMVDTYIKLYTNKPELPTNNSETIENA; this is encoded by the coding sequence ATGGGGAAGCAGAACATACCCTTGGATGGGCACGAGGCTGATGAGGTCCCAGAAGGCCTCTTCGCTCCAGACAACTTTCAGGCCTTGCTGGAGTGCCGGATCAATTCTGGAGAAGAGGTCCTGCGGAAACGATTTGAGACCACAGCGGTGAACACGCTCTTCTGCTCTAAAGCTcagcagagacagatgctggagatCTGCGAGAGCTGCATCCGGGAGGAGACGCTCAGGGAAGTGAGGGACTCACACTTCTTCTCTATCATCACAGACGACGTGGTGGACATAGCAGGAGAGGAGCAGCTGCCCGTGCTGGTGAGGTTTGTCGATGAAGCTCACAACCTGAGAGAGGAGTTTGTGGGCTTCCTGCCGTACGAAGCCGATGCAGAGATTTTGGCTGTGAAATTTCACACTACGATAACTGAGAAGTGGGGGTTGAATATGGAGTATTGCCGTGGTCAGGCCTACATTGTGTCCAGTGGGTTTTCTTCCAAGATGAAAGTTGTTGCCTCGAGACTTTTAGAAAAATACCCCCAGGCCGTCTACACCCTCTGCTCCTCCTGTGCCTTGAATGCCTGGCTGGCGAAGTCTGTCCCTGTGGTCGGGGTGTCCATGGCGTTAGGGACGATCGAGGAAGTCTGTTCTTTTTTCCACCGGTCACCACAGCTGCTCTTAGAACTTGACAATGTGATCTCTGTTCTTTTCCAGAACAGTGAAGAGCGAGGGAAAGAACTGAAGGAGATCTGCCATTCCCAGTGGACAGGCAGGCACGATGCCTTTGAGGTCTTGGTGGATCTCCTGCAAGCGCTTGTTCTGTGTTTAGATGGCATAAACAGCGACACGAGTATCAGGTGGAATAACTGCGTAGCGGGGCGAGCGTTTGTCCTCTGTAGCGCAGTGACAGACTTTGATTTCATCGTTACCATTGTTGTTCTTAAGAATGTGTTATCTTTTACGAGAGCCTTTGGGAAGAATCTCCAGGGACAAACCTCGGATGTCTTCTTTGCAGCCAGCAGTCTGACTGCAGTACTGCATTCGCTTAACGAGGTGATGGAGAACATCGAAGTTTATCACGAGTTTTGGTTTGAGGAAGCCACAAACTTAGCAACCAAACTTGACGTTCAAATGAAACTCCCAGGGAAATTCCGGAGGGCCCAGCAAGGTAACGTGGAATCTCAGCTGACCTCGGAGAGTTACTATAAAGACACCCTCAGTGTTCCCACGGTGGAGCACATTATTCAGGAGCTGAAAGATATATTTTCTGAGCAGCACCTCAAAGCTCTGAAATGCCTGTCCCTGGTCCCCTCGGTGATGGGGCAGCTCAAGTTCAACACCTCAGAGGAGCACCATGCCGATATGTACAGAAGTGACCTGCCCAACCCTGACACGCTCTCAGCCGAGCTGCACTGTTGGAGAATCAAGTGGAAGCACAGAGGGAAAGACATCGACCTCCCGTCCACCATCTACGAAGCCCTGCATCTTCCGGACATCAAGTTTTTCCCCAATGTGTATGCCTTGCTGAAGGTCCTGTGTATTCTCCCTGTGATGAAAGTTGAGAATGAGCGCTACGAAAACGGACGGAAGCGTCTCAAGGCGTATCTGCGGAACACTTTGACAGACCAGAGGTCAAGTAATTTGGCTTTGCTTAACATAAATTTTGATATAAAACATGATCTGGATTTAATGGTGGACACATACATCAAACTCTATACAAATAAACCAGAGCTTCCTACAAATAATTCGGAAACCATTGAAAATGCCTAA